The Arachis hypogaea cultivar Tifrunner chromosome 16, arahy.Tifrunner.gnm2.J5K5, whole genome shotgun sequence genome contains a region encoding:
- the LOC112755503 gene encoding uncharacterized protein, which translates to MAMLYKISLLSLSPTPILLNRLQNLTSLSCSSFSTVNSPIRSSATSTKKQKQKSALAKEKRRTRSDKDFDMDAVMDRSESRHHFPVMLAEVLDVFSNLSLTSFVDCTLGAAGHSSAVINGHAELKYFVGMDVDPVAHNMAQARINSVVEKQLDGGVKVFTLLRNFRHIKSALRETGDERLVDGSIDGILMDLGMSSMQVDNPQRGFSVLADGPLDMRMDPQASLKAEDILNSWPESEVGRVLRDFGEESNWRNLQKKIVQARLDGGLHSTTDLLNLIRRVTPAMKGGRQGWIKTATRVFQALRIAVNDELKTLEDSLYSCFDCLSPGGRLAVISFHSLEDRIVKQTFLDIIKGSEDESCDNSDLRKVSDEIKEKEAWIKHVINGSNGIILTKRPITPSAEEEKLNRRSRSAKLRVIQKV; encoded by the exons ttctttttcaACTGTCAATAGCCCCATTCGTAGCAGCGCCACCTCAACAAAGAAGCAGAAGCAAAAATCGGCGTTGgccaaagagaagagaaggaCCCGTTCCGATAAGGACTTCGACATGGACGCTGTAATGGACCGTTCTGAATCTCGTCATCATTTTCCTGTTATGCTCGCTGAAGTTTTGGACGTTTTCTCCAATCTCTCGCTTACTTCCTTCGTCGATTGCACCCTTGGCGCCGCCGGTCATTCCTCCGCT GTGATTAATGGGCATGCGGAGTTGAAGTATTTTGTTGGGATGGATGTGGATCCTGTGGCACATAACATGGCTCAAGCTCGAATCAATTCTGTAGTAGAAAAGCAATTGGATGGTGGTGTAAAAGTTTTTACGCTGCTAAGGAATTTCAGACATATCAAGTCTGCTCTTAGGGAAACTGGCGACGAACGGTTGGTGGATGGTAGCATCGATGGAATCTTGATGGACTTGGGCATGTCATCCATGCAG GTGGACAATCCCCAGAGAGGATTCAGTGTGCTAGCTGATGGTCCCCTTGATATGCGTATGGATCCACAG GCAAGTCTTAAAGCAGAGGATATATTAAATTCTTGGCCAGAATCTGAAGTTGGGCGTGTCCTAAGGGATTTTGGGGAAGAAAGTAATTGGCGTAATCTGCAAAAGAAGATTGTTCAAGCCCGGTTAGATGGTGGATTGCATTCCACTACTGACTTGCTCAATCTTATTCGACGTGTGACTCCTGCAATGAAAG GTGGAAGGCAAGGTTGGATAAAGACAGCAACCCGGGTGTTTCAAGCTCTTCGAATAGCTGTGAATGATGAACTGAAGACACTTGAGGATTCCCTCTATTCTTGTTTTGATTGCCTCTCGCCGGGGGGTAGGCTTGCCGTGATATCTTTCCATAGTCTAGAGGACAGAATTGTGAAGCAGACATTCCTTGATATAATTAAAGGAAGCGAAGATGAGAGCTGCGATAATagtgatttgaggaaggtgagtGATGAGATAAAAGAGAAAGAAGCATGGATAAAACATGTGATAAATGGATCAAATGGAATCATTCTCACAAAAAGACCAATCACGCCCTCGGCCGAAGAAGAAAAATTGAACCGCCGAAGTAGAAGTGCAAAGCTCAGGGTGATTCAGAaggtttga